A DNA window from Mastomys coucha isolate ucsf_1 unplaced genomic scaffold, UCSF_Mcou_1 pScaffold21, whole genome shotgun sequence contains the following coding sequences:
- the LOC116100622 gene encoding olfactory receptor 13G1, with the protein MMNFSIVSEFMILGLTQKSELQGILFIVFLFIYLVALLGNMLIVVAIIYNTTLHTPMYILLLALAVVDIICTTSIIPKMLGTMLTSQNSISYGGCMSQLFFFTWSLGAEMVLFTTMAYDRYVAICFPLRYSTIMNHYTCVALLSIVMAIAVTNSWVHTGLILRLTFCGPNTIDHFFCEIPPLLALSCSPVRVNEVMVYVADITLAVGDFTLTCISYGFIIAAILRIRTTEGKKKAFSTCSSHLMVVSLYYSPVIYTYIRPASSYTFEKDKVVAALYTLVTPTLNPIVYSFRNKEMQSGIRKVFAFLKG; encoded by the coding sequence ATGATGAACTTCAGTATTGTTAGTGAGTTTATGATTCTGGGACTTACTCAAAAGTCTGAACTTCAGGGAAtacttttcattgttttcctttttatctacCTTGTGGCACTTCTTGGTAACATGCTAATTGTTGTTGCCATAATCTATAACACCACCTTGCACACACCCATGTATATCCTCCTTCTGGCTCTGGCTGTTGTGGACATAATCTGTACTACAAGCATCATCCCCAAAATGTTGGGAACAATGTTAACGTCGCAAAATTCAATTTCCTATGGGGGCTGCATGTCCCAGCTCTTCTTTTTTACATGGTCTTTGGGGGCTGAGATGGTGCTCTTCACTaccatggcctatgaccgctatgtggccatttGCTTCCCGCTTCGATATAGTACTATTATGAACCACTATACATGTGTAGCCTTGCTTAGCATTGTCATGGCTATTGCAGTAACCAATTCCTGGGTGCACACTGGTCTCATTCTGAGGCTGACTTTCTGTGGGCCAAATACCATTGATCACTTCTTCTGTGAAATACCCCCACTGCTTGCTTTGTCCTGTAGTCCTGTAAGAGTCAATGAGGTGATGGTGTATGTTGCTGATATCACCCTGGCTGTGGGAGACTTCACTCTAACCTGCATCTCCTATGGATTTATTATTGCTGCTATTCTACGAATCCGCACAACAGAAGGCAAGAAGAAGGCCTTCTCTACATGCTCATCGCACCTCATGGTGGTGTCCCTTTACTATTCTCCTGTAATCTACACCTATATCCGACCTGCATCCAGCTATACTTTTGAGAAAGACAAGGTGGTAGCTGCACTATATACTCTGGTAACTCCTACGTTGAACCCAATAGTATACAGCTTCCGGAACAAGGAGATGCAATCAGGAATTAGGAaagtatttgcatttttaaaaggttaa
- the LOC116100623 gene encoding olfactory receptor 6F1, producing the protein MITENETLAQDFFLLGFPGSQVLQFSLFIFFLVMYLLTIGGNVAILLLVSTSHQLQTPMYFFLSNLSFLEIWYTTAAVPKALAILVGKSQTISFLGCLLQMYLVFSLGCTEYFLLAAMAYDRYLAICFPLHYQGIMNSLFSVQLALSSWVCGFLAISVPAALISTLTFCGTHAINHFFCDIAPWIALACTSTQGVETVAFVIAFVVILSSCLITLISYAYIVRTILRIPSASGRRKAFSTCSSHLTVVLIWYGSTIFLHVRTSIKDDLQLTKAVHVLNTVVTPALNPFIYTLRNKEVREILGKKWKRM; encoded by the coding sequence ATGATCACAGAGAATGAGACTCTAGCCCAAGACTTCTTTCTATTAGGCTTCCCTGGATCTCAGGTCctccagttttctctttttatcttttttctggTGATGTACCTCCTCACCATTGGTGGTAATGTGGCAATCTTGCTATTGGTCAGTACTTCCCACCAGTTACAGacccccatgtacttctttctGAGCAACCTGTCATTCTTGGAGATCTGGTATACCACAGCTGCAGTCCCCAAAGCTCTGGCCATTCTGGTGGGGAAGAGCCAGACCATATCGTTTTTAGGGTGTCTTTTGCAGATGTACTTGGTTTTCTCATTAGGTTGCACAGAATACTTTCTTTTGGCAGCCATGGCTTATGACCGCTACCTTGCCATCTGTTTTCCTCTACACTACCAGGGTATCATGAACAGTCTGTTCTCAGTACAGCTGGCTCTTAGCTCCTGGGTTTGTGGTTTCCTGGCAATTTCTGTGCCAGCAGCCCTCATCAGCACCTTGACCTTCTGTGGCACCCATGCcatcaatcatttcttctgtgaCATTGCACCCTGGATTGCCCTGGCTTGCACCAGTACACAGGGAGTAGAGACAGTGGCTTTTGTGATTGCTTTTGTGGTTATCCTGAGTTCCTGTCTCATTACTCTGATCTCTTATGCCTACATCGTCAGAACCATCCTGAGGATCCCTTCAGCTAGTGGACGCAGAAAAGCTTTCTCCACCTGTTCCTCCCACCTCACTGTGGTACTCATCTGGTATGGGTCTACAATTTTCCTCCACGTTCGAACATCTATCAAAGATGATTTGCAACTGACTAAAGCTGTTCATGTTCTCAATACAGTGGTGACTCCAGCCCTAAACCCCTTCATCTACACCCTTCGTAACAAGGAGGTCAGAGAAATTCtggggaagaaatggaagagaatgtGA